TCCCCGGCATGGCGCTAGACACCTTCGCCTACCAGGACACTGGCGAATGGAAGGCGACGTGGACGCTGTTCTTCTGGGCGTGGTGGATCGCGTGGGCGCCCTTCGTCGGACTGTTCCTCGCCCGGATCTCCCGAGGTCGGACCATCAGGCAGTTCGTCCTCGGCACTTTGACAGTGCCGTTCGCGTTCATCCTCATCTGGATCTCCGTCTTCGGGAACAGCGCACTCGAAGTCGCCCGACGTGACGGCGACTTCGCGACGACCGCCGTCGACACCCCGGAGAAGGCGTTCTACGCCCTGCTGCACGAGTACCCGGCCGCGCCGCTGCTCGTGGTCATCGCGACATTCACCGGGCTGCTGTTCTACATCACCAGTGCCGACTCCGGTGCGCTCGTCATGGCTCACTTCAGTTCCCACATCTCCGACAACGAATCGGACGGTGCGAAGTGGGTCCGGATCTTCTGGGCGCTTGCAACCGGAGGCCTGACGATGGCGATGCTGCTCATCGGCGGCATCACCACCCTGCAGAACGCAACGGTCATCATGGGCCTGCCGTTCGCCGTCGTCGTCGCGCTGATGATGCTCGGACTGTTCCGAGCGTTGCGGGCGGAAGGGCACTGGGTCGCTTCGCGTCGCGAGGCGATGACACACGCGCTGTCCCACCGTGCGTCGGGCGGGACCGCCCTCAATTGGCGGCAGCGGGTCGAGCGGCTGGTGCACTATCCCGACCGAGACGATGTCGCGCGGTTCTCCGAATCGGTGGTGCGGCCTGCGCTCGCCGACGTCGCGGACGAACTGGTGCGATCGGGGATGTCCGCGGTGGTCGGGTCGGCGTACGTCGACGCTTACGACCTCAACAGCCATCATCTGGACGTGGACCTCGGCGACGGGCCGAGATTCCACTATCAGGTGTATCCCACCCGGCATCCCACCCCGGTGTTCGGCCGGACCCCGGAGAGCCGGGACAAGTTCTTCCGGCTCGAGGTGTTCACTGCTCAGGGCAGCGAGGGGTTCGACGTGTACGGGCTCACCAAGGCGCAGATCAGTTCGAATGTGCTCGACCACTACGAGCGACACCACCACTACATCGAAGGCGTCAACAGTGCGTCGGCGACAGTGTCCAACGAACAGACCGTCGACTGGTCGGCCGACTTCGTGGAAGAGATGCTCGAGGCGGAACAGGCCGAACTCGGCGGACCAGACCGACAAGCGACAAGCGGACAGACCAAGGAGGTCAAGTGAACGCACAGACCCTGTTCATCGACGGTCGATGGGAGGCCTCGGCCGATGGGGCGACTCGCGAGATCCGCTGTCCGGCGGACGGATCGCTCGTCGGAACAGTCAGTGAAGCCGGGTCGGCAGACACGGTCAGGGCGATCGAGGCCGCCCGTCGGTCGTTCGACGATCGGCGATGGGCGTCGGTGCCCGCCGGACAGCGAGGCAAGCTGCTCGCCGGCCTGGCGGCAGGGATCCGCGAGCGACAGGAGGAGTTCGCCCGCGCGGAGTCGTTGGACACCGGCAAGCGGATCGTCGAATCCCGGATCGACATGGACGACATCGCGAACTGCTTCGACTACTTCGCCGAACTCGCATCGAAGGACGCCGGACGGCTGGTCGACGCAGGGTCGGAGAGTGTCGTCAGCCGAATCCAGTACGAGCCGGTCGGTGTGTGCGGACTGATCACACCGTGGAACTACCCGCTGCTGCAGGCGGCCTGGAAGATCGGGCCCGCGCTCGCCGCCGGGTGCTCGTTTGTCCTCAAACCCGCAGAACTGACACCGCACACGGCGATCCTGACAATGCGCCTGCTCGACGAGCTGGGACTGCCCGCAGGCGTTGCGAACCTGGTGACGGGCGCAGGCGCGACGGCGGGCCCTCCGCTCTCCGGTCACCCCGATGTCGACCTGGTGTCGTTCACCGGCGGACTCGTCACCGGACGGGTGATCGCGGCGTCGGCGGCCGCGACAGTCAAGAAGGTGGCGCTCGAACTAGGAGGCAAGAACCCGAACGTCGTGTTCGCCGACGCCGACTTCGACGCCGCCGTCGACAACGCGCTCAACGCCGCATTCGTGCACTCCGGGCAGGTCTGCTCGGCGGGTGCGCGCCTCGTCGTCGAGGAGTCGATCGCCGAGAGGTTCGTCGACGCATTGGTCGAGCGTGCGGGCCAGATCACGCTCGGCGGACCGTTCGACGACTCCGCGGAGACCGGTCCGCTCATCTCCGCGGCGCACCGAGAGAAGGTGCACGCCTACGTTCAGGCGGGCGTCGCCGAAGGGGCTCGCCTGAGATGTGGCGGTGACTACGCGACGGGCACCTCGGGGACAAGCGACCTCGATGCGGGCTTCTACTACCGGATGACAGTGCTCGACCAGTGCAAGCGGGGCATGTCGGTGGTGACCGACGAAGCCTTCGGCCCCGTCGTCACCGTGGAGACGTTCACCGACGAAGACGACGCCGTCGCCATCGCCAACGACACGGTCTACGGGTTGGCCGGGGCCGTGTGGACGGAGAATGCGGGCAAGGCGCAGCGCATCGCGAACCGCCTGCGACACGGAACCATCTGGATCAACGACTTCCACCCGTACCTTCCGCAAGCCGAATGGGGTGGCTTCGGGCAGTCCGGCGTCGGACGTGAACTCGGACCCACCGGCCTGGACGAGTACCGCGAGGCGAAACACGTCTACCAGAACATCGCACCCGAGGTCACCGGCTGGTTCGCTGACCGACGGCCCGAGGAGGACTGATGACCACGGATTCTTTCGACTATGTTGTGGTCGGCGGCGGCTCCGCCGGCTGTGCGGCTGCGGCACGACTGTCCGACGACCCGTCGGTGCGCGTCGCGCTGATCGAGGCGGGACCCGACGATCGAGGCATTGACGAAGTGCTCCGGCTGAACAGGTGGATGGAACTGCTCGAATCCGGTTACGACTGGGACTACCCGGTCGAACCGCAGGCGTCAGGCAACTCGTTCCTGCGGCACGCGCGCGCCAAGGTGCTCGGCGGCTGCTCGTCTCACAACTCGTGCATCGCGTTCTGGCCGCCGCGTGAGGACCTGAACGAGTGGGCGACCACGTTCGGCGCCACAGGCTGGGACGCCGACGCCATGTGGCCGGTGCTCGCACGTCTGGAGACCAATGAGGACGCGGGCCCGGATGCTCCGCACCACGGCGACAGCGGCCCGGTTCATTTGATGAACGTGCCGCCCAACGACCCCTGCGGGGTCGCACTGCTCGAAGCGGCGGCCCAGGCCGGAATCCCGACAACCCGGTTCAACACGGGGACCACCGTCACTCGCGGTGCGAACTTCTTCCAGATCAACCGACGCGCAGACGGCACTCGCTCGTCGTCGTCGGTGTCGTACATCCATCCGATCGCCGACCGCCCGAACTTCACCCTTCTGACCGGATTGCGGGCCACCCGTCTGATGTTCGACGGCACCCGGTGCACCGGCGTCCAAGTGGTCGACAACCAGTTCGGACGAGCTCGGACGATCACCGCGGAGCGGGAACTCATCCTGTCGGCGGGCGCCATCGACACCCCGAAGCTGCTCATGCTGTCGGGCATCGGACCTGCGGCGCACTTGGCCGATCACGGGATCGACGTACTCGTCGACTCACCCGGGGTGGGGCTGAACCTGCAGGACCATCCCGAGGGCGTCATCTCCTGGGTCGCGAAGCAGCCGATGCCCGTCGACTCCACCCAGTGGTGGGAGATCGGCGTGTTCGACATGGTCGACGACGGCCTGGATCGGCCGGATCTGATGATGCATTACGGCAGCGTGCCGTTCGACATGCACACGGTCCGGCAGGGGTATCCGACAGCGGACAACGTGTTCTGTCTGACGCCGAATGTGACACACGCTCGATCTCGAGGCACCGTCCGACTCCGGTCGTGCGATTTCCGCGACAAGCCGCTCGTCGATCCTCGCTATTTCAGCGACCCCGAGGGATATGACATCCGAATCATGACCGCCGGCATCCGCCGGGCCCGCGAGATTGTCGCCCAACCGGCGATGGCGCAGTGGGCGGGCGACGAACTGTTCCCCGGTCCGGGTGTGGTCGACGACGCCGATCTCGCAACGTACATCCGCGCCACCCACAACACCGTCTATCACCCTGTCGGGACGGCGGCCATGGGGTCCTCGGACGACGCTCCCGTCGACGCCCGACTACGGGTCAAGGGCGTCGACGGGCTCCGCGTCGCGGACGCGTCGGTGTTTCCCGAGCACACGTCGGTGAATCCGAACATCACGGTGATGATGGTCGGTGAACACTGCGCCGATCTCGTCGCAGCAGACCGCTGACGGCGGCGCCCTACTGCGCCAGCAGTTTGTTGACGCCGCGGTTGAGGACGTTCGGGATGAACTTGGCCGCGTTGCCGAGGATCGTGGTCTGCACTCCGACGGAGTAGCTGGTCCGTGACAGGAGACGGTCGACAGTCGATGGATGCACCGACTCCCACACCTTCGCGGCGACGTCCTCGGCGGTCAGCCGGACGCCGAGGGTGCGGGTGCTCTTCGCGTCCGTGTCCTCGGCGAGTGCGGTCTGCGCCCAGAGCGGCCAGATGGAGACCACCCGGATGTCGTCCTGCTGCCATTCGAGTTCGAGGGCTTCGGTGAGGCCGGCGACGAAGAACTTCGTGGCGCTGTACGTCGCGATGCCGGGCTGGCCGTAGATCGCCGAGGCCGATGCGATGTTGACGAGATGACTGTCCGGCGTCGCCTTGAGGTACTTGTGCGCGGCGCGGGCGCCGAGTGTGACGCCGAGGGCGTCGATGTCGATCTGTGTTTTGATCGCCTCCGGGCTGATGTCGGCGAGATTCCCCGACAGCAGGATGCCGGCGTTGTTGTCGAGGACGTCGAGCTGTCCGTCGGTGTGCGAAGTGAAGTCGGCGAGGGCCGCGTCCCACTGGTCGGGGTCGCGGACGTCGAGAACACCGGTGATCAACTCGGGGTCGTCGGCGGCAGCTGAGGCGAGAGCGGCCTTGTCCACGTCGTAGATGCCGACCGTCCAACCGTGGGAACGGAACAGCTTGGCGGTGGCGAGTCCGATTCCGGCGGCTCCACCGGTGATGACGATTGACGGCATGACGTTCTCCCTCTATGTGCTGACCTGCGTGTCTGTGCCCTGAACCCTACTTACTCGCTGGTAGGGAAACTAGGCTCTATGAAGCTCATCACACGCGTGTTATCGTGACAACAAATATTGTCACATCGGTAGATGGGAGGTCGAGATGACCATTCTTGAGAACGACTCGATGAGCACACCTGACCGCGGGGTGGACGAAGTGTCGCAGCGACTGGTGGAGTCCGCCGCACGACTCTCTCGAAACGCGATGACCGAGATCGACTGGTCCGAACCGATGGACCCGGCGCAGTACGGCTGCAGCCCGGAGTGGTCGACGCTGTACGGCACCGACTACTGGAATGAGCTGACCGTCGAGCAGCAGGTGACACTGACTCGCCACGAGTTCGCGTCGATCATGAACGTCGGCATCTGGTTCGAGATGATCCTGCAGGAGCTGGTGCTGCGCGACCAGTACCTCGGCCGCTACCACGAGCCGGAATTCCAGTTTGCGCTCACCGAGATCGCCGACGAATGCCGCCACTCGATCATGTTCGCGAAGGCATCGTCGAAGATGGTCGGCACGTCGTACCACCCGCCTCGCCGCATCGGTCGTCTCGGCAAGATCTTCCAGCACACGGCACGCGGTGCGGTCTCGTACGCAGGCATTCTTGTCGCCGAAGAGATCCTCGACGTGTTCCAGCGCGGCTGCATGCGGGACGAGCGAGTGCTCCCGTTCATCCGCACGATCAACGAGATCCATGTGCTCGAAGAGTCTCGGCACATGAAGTTCGCCCGTGAGCAGGTCCGCGAGTCGATGGCCGGCATGAGTCCGCTCAAGCGGCGATTCTGTGCGCTCTACACCTCGCTCGGTGCGCTCTACATCGTGTCGAACCTGGTCCAGCCGCAGGTGTACGCGAACGCGGGACTCGACGTGGACCGTGCGCTCGCGGAACGTCGCACCAACAAGCACTTCCACGCGATGGTCCGCAGCAACTGCACTCACCTGATGGAGTTCCTCGACGACGTGGGGCTGCTGACGCGGGCCGCGCGGCGCAACTACCGCCGCGTCCACATGATCTGATGGCACACGTCATCACCCAGTCGTGCTGCAGCGACGCGGCATGTGTGTCCGTGTGCCCGGTGAACTGCATTCACCCGACTCCGGAGGAACGAGGGTTCGGCTCGTCGGACATCCTGCACATCGATCCCGTGGCCTGCATCGACTGCGGCGCCTGCGCAGACGCGTGCCCTGTCGACGCGATCTACCCGGCCGATCGCCTCGGTGAGCGCGACTCGGTGTTCATCGAGGTCAACGCAGCGTTCTATCGCGACAACCCGGATATCTCATCGGGGTGGTCGGACATCGTCTATCCGGTGATCCCGCGTCTGCCGGACGGTCTGCGAGTGGCCGTCGTCGGCACCGGGCCGGCAGGCGGGTACGCCGTCCGGACGTTGATCGGCCGGACTGACGCCGACGTCACGGTGATCGACAGGCTGCCGACTCCCGGAGGTCTCGTCCGCGCAGGCGTCGCGCCCGATCACCCCGGCACCAAGGGAGTTCTCCGCACGTTCGACATGCTGTATCGCGATCGACGGGTTCATCTGCTCGGCGGAGTCGAAATCGGAGACGGCCCATCGGCCGTCACTCCGGGGGAGCTCGCCGACCATTTCGACGCGGTGTTCTACGCGGTCGGTGCACCCGATTCTCGGGTACTCGGGGTGCCCGGTGAAGACCTGCCCGGTTCGGTGGCTGCAACCGATCTGGTCGCCTGGTACAACGCCTACCCGGGTGCGCAGGGTCCTCCGATCCCGGAAGACGGAGTGGGACGCGCCGTGATCGTGGGAACCGGCAATGTGGCGCTCGACGTCGCGCGGATCCTGGTGTCGTCGCCGGAAGCGCTCGCCGCCACCGACATCGCCGATCGCGCATTGACCCTCCTGGAGAGGCAGGACATCCGCGAGGTCGTGCTGCTCGGTCGTCGCAGTCCGTCGGACGCCGCGTACACGGCCGCCGAGTTCAGGGCTCTGCAAGAACTGCCCGGAGTTGACGTGATCGTCGCCGACCGCCCGGACGGACTCGGCCTCCACCATCCGCCCGAACCCGACCGACGACGCATCGTCCTGCTCTTCAACAGCGCGGTCGAAGGAGTCGTCGCAGGTGACCGAGGGCATGTCGGAGCCGTCGACGTGGCGACCGGCGATCTGGCGCATGAGATCACGACCGATCTTGTGGTCCGATCCATCGGGTACCGCGGAGTGCGCATCAACGGTCTTCCTTTCGACGACGCCCGCGGTGTCATCCCCAACTCCGACGGCAGAGTGATCAACGAGACAGGCGACGCGATACCCGGCGTGTACGCCCTCGGATGGGCTGCGCGCGGGGCCACCGGAGGAATCGGCGCCAACAAAGCGCACGCGATCACCACCGTGGAGGCGTTCATCGACGACGCCGCGGCCGGACGTCTGACCAGGACGGCGCATGCCCCGGACGACTTCCGCAGGCTCGCGCAGCGCAGGTCGCCCGACCTCGTCGGATATCGCGGAGTGCGGTCCATCGACCGTGCCGAGCGGGCGCGAGGGCAGGCCGCCGGACGGCCACGGATCAAGTTCACCGAGGTGTCGGACATGCTCGCGGTGGCTCGCCGACGACGGTGACCCGCGTGTTTCTCAGCAGGATCTGAAGTAGAGACGATAAGACTGTAGGCATGCGCATACTCGTGGTCGACGACGATCGGGCCGTCCGAGAGTCCCTTCGTCGGTCCCTGTCCTTCAACGGCTACACCGTCGACACGGCGGGTGACGGTCTCGAAGCACTCGAGAAGGTGATCGCCGATCGCCCGGACATGCTGGTGCTCGACGTGATGATGCCGCGCCTGGACGGTCTGGAAGTGTGCCGCCGACTCCGGTCCGCGGGCGACGACCTGCCGATCCTGGTGCTGACCGCCCGCGACTCGGTGTCGGAGCGGGTGTCGGGGCTCGACGCGGGCGCCGACGACTACTTGCCCAAGCCGTTCGCCTTGGAGGAACTCCTCGCTCGAGTCAGGTCGTTGCTGCGCCGTACGGCACGCGAAGACGAGGAGGGCTCGGAGGCGGTCAGCTTCACCGACCTGACCCTCGATCCGGTGACCCGCGAAGTGACGCGCGGCGAACGCCAGATCAGTCTCACGCGAACCGAGTTCGCGCTGATGGAGATGCTGATGTCGAACCCGAAGCGGGTCTTGACGCGCAGCCGCATCCTGGAAGAGGTGTGGGGCTACGACTTCCCGACCTCGGGTAATGCCCTCGAGGTGTACATCGGCTACCTGCGACGCAAGACCGAGGCAGACGGCGAACCGCGACTCATCCACACTGTGCGCGGCGTCGGCTACGTGCTCCGTGAGAGCTCCGCGCCCTAGATGACGAGCCGAGCACACCGCCCGATGCGGGCGCCGAACGCGCTGACCCGCTCGGTGTCGCTGCGGAACCGTGTCGCGTTGCTCGCCGCCGCCGTCGTCCTGCTGTCGGCGACACTCATGGCGGGCGCGGCGTACTTCGTCGTCTCCCGATCGCTGTACCGCGACGTCGACACACAGCTGATCACTCGTGCCGATGGGATGACGGTGCTGTCGAAGCTGGGACGTCTCAGCAACGGTCCGGAGGATCTCCTCGCTGGAACCGTCTTCTCGACGTCGATCTCGATCGCGCTGGTCGAGCCGACTGGGCACACGCTCATGCTCGGTGAAGTCCCGTACGGCGACACCGAACGGCAGATCATCGGATCGGTGAACCCGCCTGGAAAACTGAACCAGAGTCTGCGTACCTCGTCGAACCACAGGATTCTCGCCCGCAAACTGTCGAACGGCAGCACATTGATGCTCGCCGAGTCGCTCGACCGCACCGACGCCATCCTGAAGCGTCTCGCGTCCGTCCTGTTCGTGGCGGGTGGCGTGGGAGTCGCGTTCGCGGCACTCGCCGGAACGGCGGTCGCGCGGGGCGGTCTGCGGCCGGTCGGCCGCCTGACCGAAGCCGTCGAGCGTGTTGCGAAGACGCAGGATCTGAGACCGATTCCGGTGACCGGAACAGACGAGCTCGCCCGCCTCACCGAGAGCTTCAACACGATGCTCGGCGCGCTCGCCGAATCCCGTGACCAACAGGCACGGCTCGTCGCAGACGCAGGGCACGAGCTCAAGACACCGCTCACCTCTCTGCGGACCAACCTGGAACTGCTGATCGCTTCGTCTGCGCCGGGTGCGCCCCCGATCCCCGCATCAGACATGGTGGAGCTGCGCTCGGATGTGATGGCTCAGATCGAGGAACTGTCGACCCTGGTCGGCGACCTCGTCGACCTCGCGCGTGACGACTCCCTCGACACCGTCCACGAAGAGGTCGCTCTCGAGTCAGTCATCGACGACGCCCTGCTCCGCGTCCGACGCCGCCGCGCAGACATCGAGTTCGACGTCCAAACGTCGCCCTGGTTCGTGTTCGGTGAGGAACACGGCCTCGCCCGCGCTGTGCTCAACGTGCTCGACAACGCCGCCAAATGGAGCCCGCCCGGACGGACCGTCCAGGTGCGTCTCCACCAAGTGGGACTGCAGGCGGCCGAACTGTCCGTCGCCGATGCGGGGCCCGGTATTCCGCCGGAAGACCGCGAGCGGGTGTTCGAGCGGTTCTACCGAGCGGACGCCACCCGGTCGATGCCCGGATCGGGTCTCGGGCTTGCGATCGTCCGGCAGGTGGTGGTGCGTCTCGGCGGTTCCGTCGTCGCGGAATCGTCATCGGAAGGCGGAGCGTTGATCCGCATGCGCCTCCCAGGGTCGGCGCTGCACACCGAGCCCGACCCCGTTGTCGTCCGTCGGTGAAGTAGACGGCGTCGGTCATGGGACGGATTCCCAGGATCCTTTGACCGACTTCACAGTGTCCTGGCCTAGGCTGACAATCATGACTGACGGCGGATACCCCTCGGATCGACAAGACGACTTCACGGCGCAGAACAATCCCGCGCCGACTCCGTACTCGAAGCTTCCGCCGCTTCCCGGCAGCGAGAATCGTCCCGCGTCGAGCCCGTTCGACGCGCCCACGGGCGTGACCTCGACCGGTGGGTTCGCCGCCCAGCAGCCGACGACGGTGACTCCTGCGTATCAGCCCGCACCGTACGGGTCGGCGCCTACGACATCGCCGTACGGCGCACCATCGACGGCGCCCTATCAGCAGCCGTACGGCACCGGCCAGTTCGCCGCTGCGCCGCCGAGCGGACCTCCGACCGGGTCGCTCCCTCCGATCGGCTCCGACCCGGGTCCCGGTGCAGGCGGCTCGGGGCGCGGCGGATCGGGGAAAAAGCTCCTCGTAGGTGCGGCGGTGGTCGCAGTCCTCGCCGGTGGTGTGGGCGGTGGTGTCGGCTATCTGGTCTCCGATCGCAACGGGTCGTCGAACACGGACAGCACCTCCATCGCGACGGGCCCGACGCAGGCAGCACAACCTCCCGCCGCCCCAGGATCGGTCCAGGAGACCGCGGCGCGTGTGCTTCCGTCGGTCGTGTCGATCACCGTCTCGAACGGGCGGGAAGTCGGATCCGGATCGGGTGTCGTCCTGTCCGAGGACGGCACCATCCTGACCAACAATCACGTGGTCGGCGGACCGAACATGCAGGTCCTCGTCAGCTTCAGTGACGGGTCGCGAGCCCGGGCGCGAGTACTCGGCGCCGATCCGGTGTCGGACATCGCGGTGATCAAGGCCGACAAGACCGGCCTCACACCCATCACGATCGGAAAGTCCGACAACCTGACCGTCGGTCAGAACGTCATCGCCATCGGTTCGCCGCTCGGCCTGGAGGGCACGGTCACCACCGGGATCATCTCTGCACTGAACCGTCCGGTGTCGACGTCCGGCACAGACGGCCAGGACTCGGTGATCGACGCGATCCAGACCGACGCCGCGATCAACCCGGGCAACTCCGGTGGAGCGCTCATCAACTCTGCGGGCGCGCTCATCGGCATCAACACCGCGATCGCCACGCTCGGCGCGAGCACCGGCTCGGAGTCTGGCAGCATCGGTCTCGGCTTCGCGATCCCTGTCGATCAGGCGATGCGTGTTGCGAACGAGTTGCGGACCTCCGGTAAGGCGACCCAGGCCAACATCGGCGTCTCGGTCCGCCCCGCCGTTGATCTCGAGAAGCCGGGAGCCGTCGTCGCGAACGTCGTCCGCGGCGGACCCGCGGAACGCGCAGGGATCCCTGTCGGTGCGCTCATCACCGCAGTCAATGACCGTCACATCACGTCGGCGGATTCTCTCGTCGCCGCCGTACGCTCGAACGCTCCGGGGGATACGGTGAAGGTGACGTACACGGTGAACGGTGACAGCAAGACCGCCGAGGTCACCCTCGGCACGCTATGACTTCCAGAGAGGCAGACATGACTGACATCCTCGACGACGCCGACGCCCAGGCCGCAGACGCGGCGGCTCGTTCGACCAGCCCGGGGCTCGCAGCCGCCGCACCCGGAGACGGGTTCGCCCGTTCACTCGTAGTGGTCGTCGACGACCGTGTTGCGCACGGGGAGGGTCCAAGCTCGCTCGGTCCGCTCGTGGGCGAGCTCCTCGAAGAGGCCGGATTCCACGTCGACGCGACCGTCACAGTCCCCGGTGACGAGGTCGAGATCCGGAACGCGCTGAACACTGCGGTCATCGGTGGTGTGGACCTCGTGGTGTCGGTTGGAGGCGTCGGTGTCGCAGCACGTGATGTGACCCCGGAGGCGACCGAACCGCTACTCGACCGTCGTCTGCAAGGCGTCGAGGAGGCGATTCGCAGTTCGGGCCTGTCCGCGGGAGCCACCGACGGTGGACTCTCACGCGGCCTCGCCGGCATCTCAGGTCAGACGGTAGTGGTCAACATCGCCGACTCCCGCGCCGCCGTCCGCGACGGCATGGCGACACTGTTGCCGCTGGCCAGGCATGTGATCGGGCACATCAGTGACATCTGACGAGGCCGACTGGGAACGTCGCCGCCGCCTCGATGCGGTGTTCGGCGACGACCTGCCGGAGCAGATCGTCGAGCCGGGCGAGAGTCGGCACGGCGGCCGGGGCCGCGAGTGGTACGACGAGAACCGCCCACCGCATCACGGATGACGACAAACAGAAAGGACGGCCCACATGAGTGAGGCCGTCCTTTTGTTGTGCGGTAGGGCGTTCAGGCCGGGAACAGCCGA
This genomic window from Gordonia sp. PDNC005 contains:
- the betT gene encoding choline BCCT transporter BetT, with the translated sequence MTQVQQSASDDPDGVEPAVPPSIPVNKRVFFGASAGVVAIIVWALVDTAGADRVIQAAVTWVADELGWFYIALVVAVLLFVLWAAFSRVGGVKLGPDHSKPAYRLFSWTAMLFAAGIGIDLMFFSVAEPVTQWMAPPTGQGQTMEATRQAVVWTLFHYGIIGWALYALVGMSLGYFAYRYNKPLSLRSALQPIFGDRIDGLLGDSVDIAALLGAIFGLATSLGIGVAQLNVGLEDLFGIAQSHWAQAGLIAVAVVIAILSAVSGVDKGVKRLSEINVVIAIGLLLFILIAGSTTYLMNGLVQNIGDFASRFPGMALDTFAYQDTGEWKATWTLFFWAWWIAWAPFVGLFLARISRGRTIRQFVLGTLTVPFAFILIWISVFGNSALEVARRDGDFATTAVDTPEKAFYALLHEYPAAPLLVVIATFTGLLFYITSADSGALVMAHFSSHISDNESDGAKWVRIFWALATGGLTMAMLLIGGITTLQNATVIMGLPFAVVVALMMLGLFRALRAEGHWVASRREAMTHALSHRASGGTALNWRQRVERLVHYPDRDDVARFSESVVRPALADVADELVRSGMSAVVGSAYVDAYDLNSHHLDVDLGDGPRFHYQVYPTRHPTPVFGRTPESRDKFFRLEVFTAQGSEGFDVYGLTKAQISSNVLDHYERHHHYIEGVNSASATVSNEQTVDWSADFVEEMLEAEQAELGGPDRQATSGQTKEVK
- a CDS encoding aldehyde dehydrogenase family protein, which codes for MNAQTLFIDGRWEASADGATREIRCPADGSLVGTVSEAGSADTVRAIEAARRSFDDRRWASVPAGQRGKLLAGLAAGIRERQEEFARAESLDTGKRIVESRIDMDDIANCFDYFAELASKDAGRLVDAGSESVVSRIQYEPVGVCGLITPWNYPLLQAAWKIGPALAAGCSFVLKPAELTPHTAILTMRLLDELGLPAGVANLVTGAGATAGPPLSGHPDVDLVSFTGGLVTGRVIAASAAATVKKVALELGGKNPNVVFADADFDAAVDNALNAAFVHSGQVCSAGARLVVEESIAERFVDALVERAGQITLGGPFDDSAETGPLISAAHREKVHAYVQAGVAEGARLRCGGDYATGTSGTSDLDAGFYYRMTVLDQCKRGMSVVTDEAFGPVVTVETFTDEDDAVAIANDTVYGLAGAVWTENAGKAQRIANRLRHGTIWINDFHPYLPQAEWGGFGQSGVGRELGPTGLDEYREAKHVYQNIAPEVTGWFADRRPEED
- a CDS encoding GMC family oxidoreductase N-terminal domain-containing protein, whose translation is MTTDSFDYVVVGGGSAGCAAAARLSDDPSVRVALIEAGPDDRGIDEVLRLNRWMELLESGYDWDYPVEPQASGNSFLRHARAKVLGGCSSHNSCIAFWPPREDLNEWATTFGATGWDADAMWPVLARLETNEDAGPDAPHHGDSGPVHLMNVPPNDPCGVALLEAAAQAGIPTTRFNTGTTVTRGANFFQINRRADGTRSSSSVSYIHPIADRPNFTLLTGLRATRLMFDGTRCTGVQVVDNQFGRARTITAERELILSAGAIDTPKLLMLSGIGPAAHLADHGIDVLVDSPGVGLNLQDHPEGVISWVAKQPMPVDSTQWWEIGVFDMVDDGLDRPDLMMHYGSVPFDMHTVRQGYPTADNVFCLTPNVTHARSRGTVRLRSCDFRDKPLVDPRYFSDPEGYDIRIMTAGIRRAREIVAQPAMAQWAGDELFPGPGVVDDADLATYIRATHNTVYHPVGTAAMGSSDDAPVDARLRVKGVDGLRVADASVFPEHTSVNPNITVMMVGEHCADLVAADR
- a CDS encoding SDR family oxidoreductase, producing the protein MPSIVITGGAAGIGLATAKLFRSHGWTVGIYDVDKAALASAAADDPELITGVLDVRDPDQWDAALADFTSHTDGQLDVLDNNAGILLSGNLADISPEAIKTQIDIDALGVTLGARAAHKYLKATPDSHLVNIASASAIYGQPGIATYSATKFFVAGLTEALELEWQQDDIRVVSIWPLWAQTALAEDTDAKSTRTLGVRLTAEDVAAKVWESVHPSTVDRLLSRTSYSVGVQTTILGNAAKFIPNVLNRGVNKLLAQ
- a CDS encoding diiron oxygenase, with product MTILENDSMSTPDRGVDEVSQRLVESAARLSRNAMTEIDWSEPMDPAQYGCSPEWSTLYGTDYWNELTVEQQVTLTRHEFASIMNVGIWFEMILQELVLRDQYLGRYHEPEFQFALTEIADECRHSIMFAKASSKMVGTSYHPPRRIGRLGKIFQHTARGAVSYAGILVAEEILDVFQRGCMRDERVLPFIRTINEIHVLEESRHMKFAREQVRESMAGMSPLKRRFCALYTSLGALYIVSNLVQPQVYANAGLDVDRALAERRTNKHFHAMVRSNCTHLMEFLDDVGLLTRAARRNYRRVHMI
- a CDS encoding FAD-dependent oxidoreductase — encoded protein: MAHVITQSCCSDAACVSVCPVNCIHPTPEERGFGSSDILHIDPVACIDCGACADACPVDAIYPADRLGERDSVFIEVNAAFYRDNPDISSGWSDIVYPVIPRLPDGLRVAVVGTGPAGGYAVRTLIGRTDADVTVIDRLPTPGGLVRAGVAPDHPGTKGVLRTFDMLYRDRRVHLLGGVEIGDGPSAVTPGELADHFDAVFYAVGAPDSRVLGVPGEDLPGSVAATDLVAWYNAYPGAQGPPIPEDGVGRAVIVGTGNVALDVARILVSSPEALAATDIADRALTLLERQDIREVVLLGRRSPSDAAYTAAEFRALQELPGVDVIVADRPDGLGLHHPPEPDRRRIVLLFNSAVEGVVAGDRGHVGAVDVATGDLAHEITTDLVVRSIGYRGVRINGLPFDDARGVIPNSDGRVINETGDAIPGVYALGWAARGATGGIGANKAHAITTVEAFIDDAAAGRLTRTAHAPDDFRRLAQRRSPDLVGYRGVRSIDRAERARGQAAGRPRIKFTEVSDMLAVARRRR
- a CDS encoding response regulator transcription factor → MRILVVDDDRAVRESLRRSLSFNGYTVDTAGDGLEALEKVIADRPDMLVLDVMMPRLDGLEVCRRLRSAGDDLPILVLTARDSVSERVSGLDAGADDYLPKPFALEELLARVRSLLRRTAREDEEGSEAVSFTDLTLDPVTREVTRGERQISLTRTEFALMEMLMSNPKRVLTRSRILEEVWGYDFPTSGNALEVYIGYLRRKTEADGEPRLIHTVRGVGYVLRESSAP